In one window of Nicotiana tabacum cultivar K326 chromosome 12, ASM71507v2, whole genome shotgun sequence DNA:
- the LOC107816835 gene encoding histone H3.2: protein MARTKQTARKSTGGKAPRKQLATKAARKSAPATGGVKKPHRFRPGTVALREIRKYQKSTELLIRKLPFQRLVREIAQDFKTDLRFQSSAVAALQEAAEAYLVGLFEDTNLCAIHAKRVTIMPKDIQLARRIRGERA from the coding sequence ATGGCAAGAACCAAACAAACAGCACGTAAATCCACTGGAGGAAAGGCACCAAGGAAGCAACTAGCAACAAAAGCTGCCAGAAAATCAGCTCCGGCAACCGGAGGAGTGAAGAAGCCCCACCGTTTCCGTCCAGGTACGGTGGCGCTTCGAGAGATCCGTAAGTATCAGAAGAGCACTGAACTTCTGATCCGAAAACTCCCATTTCAGAGACTGGTAAGAGAAATAGCACAAGATTTTAAGACTGATTTGAGGTTCCAGAGCAGTGCTGTGGCGGCGCTTCAGGAAGCGGCGGAGGCGTACTTGGTGGGTTTATTTGAGGATACAAACTTGTGTGCTATCCATGCAAAGAGGGTTACTATTATGCCTAAGGATATTCAGTTGGCTAGGCGGATTAGGGGTGAAAGGGCTTAG
- the LOC107816834 gene encoding putative late blight resistance protein homolog R1A-3, which yields MVSILLKLRGLVRAGFMLLTCRNFLPYPREMAQNEIDDTLESLKRLKNAGNLNRFSYLLQSWMEYFKNEKLKDFQTNVSAQKIDAVVEFLLILLANVPNSVINGKTLDEVMEKVVDLVGDIFVVAEKLLESSSIQGKTSEINIGVAQILEKIEHLKAEMEERHCKMLKFSPSQFPAIGGLGFMDFLLDKLNEMLSSKSSLATMMKPHIGILKEELSLLRSFLGDVAKFEHEYEILKDLQMRIINLAYEAEVAIDSILVQYNLLQHLFCSLPTIIKEIKLISVEVTEIWSKNFTAPKSCLALKPPKHLSIQHSNPMNDEEIVGFENDMKRIIRHLIQGTNELDVIPIVGMGGQGKTTCARKLYNDDIIVRHFDAQAWCCISQTYDLEEVFFEIFRQVTGFKGTLEELLFGESNQVTGRKENLKEKRNLADMLRKSLMGKRYFIVLDDMWEVMAWDELRLSFPNDEMGSRMLLTTRLEELAKQVKYHTDPYFLPFLTPEESWELLQKKVFPKESCPPELYLLGQSAAEKCKGLPLVIILMAGIISRKKMEASWWLEVSNALFSLVGKVGEYGLATIQFSYDNLPVQLRPCLLYMGMFPEDHEIEVSRLINLWKAEGIVQSIESRRFEEVAGGYLMDLISCSLVMVSKRGHKGKVKYCQVHDLVLEFCLKRSREEKFMAVMKGVSFHITNYKLTKFPPPDCKEIRLSCLLQNDHYDCASPGYEPLKLLDQHLRSLLFFCPFDGTCYVPNASSQIAEFRLLNVLDMSCIRVFGLSVASLESLNHLRYLSIRIDRFDFQQVSGMCHLETLVVHHSEGTVLLSTTFWKLAKLRHVHISEAEFDFHYLGNNKQENFAESSVVLENLRFLGKVFISVYDADRVEEVMRRCPNLQQLQITYGGLYDFTPQMRTRNPKFEVLTQLQFLDLQFPCGIFKLHLPSNLKILKLRGNTSRRVPVSMIAKLPNLEYLKLVDLRFEEDEWCLGEDVKFHKLEILKLYNVYMTRWHASADESFPLLEKLVIKYCYDLEEIPFSFADIQTLKQIKVLQSNKSLEDSAIKIKEEVEAIAGSDCLDVIIQVREQKQSFFYNDWFCTAYGAGNLLPPLPPPLPTFSPSKKGKNGTG from the exons ATGGTGTCCATACTGCTCAAGCTGCGGGGGTTAGTAAGGGCAGGATTCATGCTGCTTACTTGCAG GAACTTTTTACCTTATCCAAGGGAGATGGCTCAAAACGAGATTGATGATACATTAGAGTCCCTAAAAAGATTAAAGAATGCAGGCAATCTGAATCGTTTTTCATATCTGCTCCAAAGTTGGATGGAGTATTTCAAAAATGAAAAGCTCAAGGATTTTCAGACCAATGTCTCTGCACAAAAGATTGATGCGGTAGTAGAGTTCTTGTTGATTTTGCTTGCAAATGTGCCGAATAGTGTTATTAATGGTAAGACATTGGATGAGGTCATGGAAAAGGTTGTAGATCTTGTGGGTGATATATTTGTTGTTGCTGAAAAGCTTCTTGAAAGCTCTTCAATCCAGGGCAAGACCAGCGAGATTAATATTGGCGTGGCACAGATACTGGAGAAAATTGAACATCTAAAGGCAGAAATGGAAGAAAGGCACTGCAAAATGTTGAAATTCTCTCCATCTCAGTTTCCGGCAATTGGTGGGTTGGGCTTTATGGATTTTCTCCTAGATAAACTCAACGAGATGTTGAGTTCTAAATCTAGCTTAGCGACCATGATGAAGCCTCATATTGGTATTTTAAAGGAAGAGCTCTCACTACTAagatcatttcttggagatgttgCAAAGTTTGAACATGAATATGAAATTCTTAAAGATCTGCAGATGCGTATTATCAATCTGGCATATGAGGCTGAAGTTGCTATTGACTCTATTCTTGTTCAATATAATTTACTTCAGCATCTTTTCTGCTCACTTCCTACAATCATAAAAGAGATCAAACTTATTAGTGTGGAGGTGACTGAGATCTGGTCAAAGAACTTTACTGCTCCCAAGTCCTGCCTTGCATTAAAGCCCCCTAAGCATCTATCAATTCAACATAGCAATCCTATGAATGATGAGGAGATAGTAGGTTTTGAGAATGACATGAAAAGAATAATTCGGCATCTAATTCAAGGAACAAATGAGCTAGATGTCATCCCAATTGTTGGGATGGGGGGACAAGGTAAAACAACTTGTGCTAGAAAGTTGTATAATGACGACATCATTGTTCGTCACTTTGACGCTCAAGCTTGGTGCTGCATTTCACAAACATATGACCTAGAAGAGGTGTTTTTCGAGATTTTCAGACAAGTTACTGGTTTCAAGGGCACGTTAGAAGAGTTGTTATTTGGGGAATCCAATCAAGTAACTGGTCGCAaggaaaatttaaaagaaaaacgCAACCTCGCTGATATGTTGCGGAAAAGTTTAATGGGCAAGAGATACTTCATTGTCTTAGATGATATGTGGGAAGTCATGGCATGGGATGAGTTGAGATTATCTTTTCCAAATGATGAAATGGGAAGTAGAATGCTACTAACAACTCGACTTGAGGAATTAGCTAAGCAGGTCAAGTACCATACTGAtccttattttcttccatttctcacACCAGAAGAGAGTTGGGAATTATTGCAGAAAAAAGTATTTCCGAAGGAAAGCTGCCCACCTGAACTATACCTATTGGGTCAATCTGCAGCAGAAAAATGCAAAGGATTGCCTCTAGTAATTATCTTAATGGCTGGAATTATCTCAAGGAAAAAAATGGAAGCCTCTTGGTGGCTTGAGGTTTCAAATGCTTTGTTTTCCTTGGTTGGTAAGGTGGGAGAATATGGTCTGGCCACCATACAGTTCAGTTATGATAATTTGCCAGTTCAATTAAGACCTTGCCTTCTTTACATGGGAATGTTTCCAGAGGACCATGAAATTGAAGTGTCTCGATTGATAAATTTATGGAAAGCAGAAGGTATCGTGCAAAGCATTGAATCGAGGAGATTTGAAGAGGTTGCTGGAGGTTATTTGATGGATCTAATTAGTTGTAGCCTGGTAATGGTTTCAAAGAGAGGACATAAAGGTAAGGTCAAATACTGTCAGGTTCATGATCTAGTGCTTGAATTTTGCTTGAAGAGGAGTAGAGAAGAAAAGTTTATGGCAGTGATGAAGGGGGTGAGCTTCCATATCACAAACTATAAGCTTACCAAGTTTCCACCACCAGATTGTAAGGAAATCAGGCTGAGCTGTCTTCTACAAAATGATCATTACGATTGTGCATCTCCAGGATACGAGCCACTGAAGCTTTTGGACCAACACCTAAGGTCACTACTATTTTTCTGTCCTTTTGATGGTACTTGCTATGTTCCGAATGCATCATCTCAGATTGCTGAATTTAGACTTCTCAATGTATTGGATATGAGCTGTATTAGAGTGTTTGGTTTGTCCGTGGCTTCATTAGAATCACTAAATCACCTAAGGTACTTATCAATTCGTATAGATCGATTTGATTTCCAGCAGGTATCAGGTATGTGCCATTTAGAGACTTTGGTAGTGCACCATTCTGAAGGTACTGTATTGCTATCAACTACATTCTGGAAATTGGCAAAGTTAAGGCATGTCCATATCAGCGAGGCAGAATTTGATTTCCATTATTTGGGAAATAATAAGCAGGAGAACTTTGCAGAATCATCTGTTGTACTAGAAAATTTGAGGTTCTTAGGGAAAGTTTTCATATCTGTGTATGATGCTGATCGTGTGGAGGAGGTAATGCGGAGGTGTCCTAATCTTCAACAACTTCAGATTACCTATGGTGGCTTGTACGATTTTACTCCACAAATGAGAACTCGCAAtccaaaatttgaagttcttaccCAGCTTCAATTTCTTGACCTACAATTTCCTTGTGGCATTTTCAAGTTGCACTTGCCTTCAAATCTCAAGATATTAAAACTAAGAGGGAATACAAGTAGAAGAGTGCCGGTTTCCATGATTGCGAAACTACCCAATCTAGAATATCTCAAGTTAGTTGATTTGAGATTTGAGGAGGATGAGTGGTGCCTGGGTGAAGATGTCAAGTTCCACAAACTTGAAATCTTGAAATTGTATAATGTATACATGACAAGGTGGCATGCGTCTGCAGATGAATCATTTCCCCTGCTTGAAAAACTTGTTATCAAATATTGTTACGATCTTGAGGAGATCCCTTTTAGCTTTGCAGATATTCAGACACTGAAGCAGATTAAGGTGCTTCAAAGCAATAAATCCCTTGAGGATTCAGCTAtcaagattaaggaagaagtggAAGCCATAGCAGGATCCGACTGTCTTGACGTCATTATCCAAGTAAGAGAGCAGAAGCAATCATTCTTTTACAATGATTGGTTCTGCACTGCTTATGGTGCAGGCAATTTACTCCCTCCCCTGCCCCCGCCCCTTCCCACTTTTAGCCCTTCAAAGAAAGGTAAAAATGGCACGGGCTGA
- the LOC107816836 gene encoding histone H3.2, with amino-acid sequence MARTKQTARKSTGGKAPRKQLATKAARKSAPATGGVKKPHRFRPGTVALREIRKYQKSTELLIRKLPFQRLVREIAQDFKTDLRFQSSAVAALQEAAEAYLVGLFEDTNLCAIHAKRVTIMPKDIQLARRIRGERA; translated from the coding sequence ATGGCAAGAACTAAACAAACAGCACGTAAATCCACTGGAGGAAAGGCACCAAGGAAGCAACTGGCAACAAAAGCTGCCAGAAAATCAGCTCCGGCAACCGGAGGAGTGAAGAAGCCCCACCGTTTCCGTCCAGGCACGGTGGCGCTTCGAGAGATCCGAAAGTACCAGAAGAGCACTGAACTTCTGATCCGAAAACTCCCATTTCAGAGATTGGTAAGAGAAATAGCACAAGATTTTAAGACTGATTTGAGATTCCAGAGCAGTGCTGTGGCGGCGCTTCAGGAAGCGGCAGAGGCGTACTTGGTGGGCTTGTTTGAAGATACAAACTTGTGTGCTATTCATGCTAAGAGGGTTACCATTATGCCTAAGGATATTCAGTTGGCTAGGCGAATTAGGGGTGAAAGGGCTTAG